Proteins encoded within one genomic window of Bradyrhizobium sp. 186:
- a CDS encoding protein adenylyltransferase SelO: MTIHFPFQNSYSALPDAFFARVAPTPVAAPRLIKLNRPLAVQLGLDPDLLETPEGAEILAGKTLPAGADPIAMAYAGHQFGQFVPQLGDGRAVLLGEVIDRNGVRRDIQLKGSGPTPFSRRGDGRAALGPVLREYIVSEAMFALGIPTTRSLAAVVTGEHVIRETALPGAVLTRVAASHIRVGTFQYFAVRRDTDAIRQLADHVIARHYPELLGTERPYHALLAGVVARQAELVARWLLVGFIHGVMNTDNSSISGETIDYGPCAFMDAYDPAQVFSSIDETGRYAYANQPRIALWNLTRLAECLLPLFGEEQDKAIEQAQEILGAFPDIFSKAYQAGLRKKVGLFTERDGDEALIQDLLDAMAKNTADFTLTFRKLGDAAGDPAADDARAEFMDPAAFDDWAKRWRERIAAEPQTAAERQTAMNAVNPVFIPRNHRVEAVIQAAVNNDDYAPFEELVKVLAKPYEDQPDYAAYADPPLPDQRVLQTFCGT, from the coding sequence ATGACGATCCATTTCCCCTTCCAGAACTCCTATTCGGCGCTGCCGGACGCTTTCTTCGCCCGTGTCGCGCCGACCCCTGTCGCAGCCCCCCGGCTGATCAAGCTGAACCGGCCGCTGGCGGTCCAGCTCGGGCTCGATCCCGACCTGCTGGAGACGCCGGAGGGCGCCGAGATTCTGGCCGGAAAGACGCTTCCAGCCGGCGCCGATCCCATCGCCATGGCCTATGCCGGCCACCAGTTCGGGCAGTTTGTTCCTCAACTCGGCGACGGAAGGGCGGTCCTGCTCGGCGAGGTCATCGACAGGAACGGCGTCCGCCGCGACATCCAGCTCAAGGGAAGCGGCCCTACCCCGTTCTCCCGCCGCGGCGATGGCCGCGCCGCGCTCGGGCCGGTCTTGCGCGAATACATTGTCAGCGAAGCCATGTTCGCGCTGGGCATCCCGACCACGCGCTCGCTCGCCGCCGTCGTCACCGGCGAGCACGTCATCCGCGAGACCGCGCTGCCGGGCGCGGTGCTGACCCGCGTCGCCGCGAGCCACATCCGCGTCGGCACCTTCCAGTATTTTGCGGTTCGCCGCGACACCGACGCGATCCGCCAGCTCGCCGATCACGTCATCGCCCGCCACTATCCGGAGCTGCTCGGCACCGAGCGGCCCTATCACGCGCTGCTCGCCGGCGTGGTCGCGCGCCAGGCCGAACTCGTCGCGCGCTGGCTGCTGGTCGGCTTCATCCACGGCGTGATGAACACCGACAACAGCTCGATCTCCGGCGAGACCATCGATTACGGTCCCTGCGCCTTCATGGACGCCTACGATCCCGCGCAGGTGTTTTCCTCGATCGACGAGACGGGCCGCTACGCCTACGCCAACCAGCCGCGCATCGCGCTGTGGAATCTGACGCGGCTCGCAGAGTGCCTGCTGCCGCTGTTCGGCGAGGAGCAGGACAAGGCGATCGAGCAGGCGCAGGAGATTCTCGGTGCGTTTCCCGACATCTTCAGCAAGGCGTATCAGGCGGGCCTGCGCAAGAAGGTCGGCCTGTTCACGGAGCGCGACGGCGACGAGGCGCTGATCCAGGATTTGCTGGATGCGATGGCCAAGAACACCGCCGACTTCACCCTCACCTTCCGCAAGCTCGGCGATGCCGCGGGAGATCCGGCTGCTGACGACGCGCGCGCAGAGTTCATGGACCCCGCAGCCTTCGACGACTGGGCCAAACGCTGGCGCGAGCGTATCGCCGCGGAGCCGCAGACCGCCGCCGAGCGGCAGACCGCCATGAACGCCGTCAATCCCGTCTTCATCCCGCGCAATCACCGCGTCGAGGCCGTGATCCAGGCCGCCGTCAACAACGACGACTACGCGCCGTTCGAGGAGCTGGTGAAGGTCTTGGCCAAGCCGTACGAGGACCAGCCGGACTACGCCGCCTACGCCGATCCGCCGCTGCCGGATCAGCGCGTGTTGCAGACGTTCTGCGGGACGTGA
- the aspS gene encoding aspartate--tRNA ligase, translating into MHRYRSHTCGALRESNIGETIRLSGWVHRVRDHGGVLFIDLRDHYGLTQCVVDPDSPAFSRAEKLRSEFVVRMDGKARRRPEGTDNDDLPTGKIEIYVSEIEVLGPAGDLPLPVFGDQEYPEDIRLKYRFLDLRREKLHQNIMTRVAIIDSMRSRMKGQGFFEFNTPILTASSPEGARDFLVPSRIHPGKFYALPQAPQQYKQLLMMSGFDRYFQIAPCFRDEDPRADRLPGEFYQLDVEMSFVTQDDVFAAMEPVITGVFEEFAKGKPVTKGWRRIPFAEALRKYGSDKPDLRNPIEMQDVSEHFRGSGFKVFARMLEDPKNQVWAIPAPGGGSRAFCDRMNSWAQGEGQPGLGYIMWREGGEGAGPLANNIGPERTAAIRAQIGVKEGDAAFFVAGDPDKFWKFSGLARNKVGEELNLTDKERFELAWIVDFPMYEYNEDDKKIDFSHNPFSMPQGGLDALKGQDPLTIKAFQYDITCNGYEIASGGIRNHVPEAMVKAFEIAGYGEQEVVERFGGMYRAFQYGAPPHGGMAAGVDRIVMLLCGTNNLREISLFPMNQQAMDLLMGAPSEATTKQLRELHVRVNLPQKS; encoded by the coding sequence ATGCATCGCTACCGGTCACATACATGCGGCGCGCTCCGCGAGAGCAACATCGGCGAGACGATCCGCCTCTCGGGCTGGGTCCATCGCGTTCGCGACCATGGCGGCGTGCTGTTCATCGACTTGCGCGACCATTACGGCCTGACCCAGTGCGTGGTCGATCCGGACTCGCCGGCGTTCTCGCGGGCCGAAAAATTGCGCTCGGAATTCGTGGTGCGGATGGACGGCAAGGCCCGCCGCCGCCCCGAAGGCACCGACAATGACGATTTGCCGACCGGCAAGATCGAGATCTATGTCAGCGAGATCGAGGTGCTGGGCCCGGCGGGCGACCTGCCGCTGCCGGTGTTCGGCGACCAGGAATATCCCGAGGACATCAGGCTCAAGTATCGCTTCCTCGACCTGCGTCGCGAGAAGCTGCACCAGAACATTATGACGCGCGTCGCGATCATCGACTCCATGCGCAGCCGCATGAAGGGGCAGGGCTTCTTCGAGTTCAACACCCCGATCCTGACCGCATCCTCGCCGGAAGGCGCGCGCGACTTTTTGGTGCCCTCGCGCATCCATCCCGGCAAGTTCTATGCGCTGCCGCAGGCGCCGCAGCAGTACAAGCAGCTGCTGATGATGTCGGGCTTCGACCGCTACTTCCAGATCGCGCCCTGTTTCCGCGACGAGGACCCGCGCGCCGACCGCCTGCCGGGCGAGTTCTACCAGCTCGACGTGGAAATGAGCTTCGTTACGCAAGATGACGTCTTCGCGGCGATGGAGCCCGTGATCACGGGCGTGTTCGAGGAGTTCGCCAAGGGCAAGCCGGTGACGAAGGGCTGGCGCCGGATTCCGTTCGCGGAAGCACTGCGAAAGTACGGCAGCGACAAGCCGGACTTGCGCAACCCCATCGAGATGCAGGACGTATCAGAGCATTTCCGCGGCTCCGGCTTCAAGGTGTTCGCGCGCATGCTCGAAGACCCCAAGAACCAGGTCTGGGCGATCCCGGCGCCGGGCGGCGGCTCGCGCGCGTTCTGCGACCGCATGAATTCCTGGGCGCAGGGCGAGGGCCAGCCGGGCCTTGGCTACATCATGTGGCGTGAGGGCGGCGAGGGCGCCGGACCGCTCGCGAACAACATCGGGCCCGAGCGCACCGCTGCGATCCGCGCGCAGATCGGCGTCAAGGAAGGCGACGCCGCCTTTTTCGTCGCCGGCGATCCCGACAAGTTCTGGAAGTTTTCAGGCCTTGCCCGCAACAAGGTCGGCGAGGAGCTGAACCTCACCGACAAGGAGCGGTTCGAGCTCGCCTGGATCGTCGACTTCCCGATGTACGAGTACAACGAGGACGACAAGAAGATCGACTTCTCGCACAACCCGTTCTCGATGCCGCAGGGCGGCCTTGACGCGCTCAAGGGCCAGGACCCGCTCACGATCAAGGCGTTCCAGTACGACATCACCTGCAACGGCTACGAGATCGCCTCGGGCGGCATCCGCAACCACGTGCCGGAAGCGATGGTGAAGGCGTTCGAGATCGCGGGCTATGGCGAGCAGGAAGTGGTCGAGCGCTTCGGCGGCATGTACCGCGCCTTCCAGTACGGCGCTCCGCCGCATGGCGGCATGGCCGCGGGCGTCGACCGCATCGTCATGCTTCTCTGCGGCACCAACAACCTGCGCGAGATCTCGCTGTTCCCGATGAACCAGCAAGCCATGGACTTGCTGATGGGCGCGCCCTCGGAGGCCACCACCAAGCAGCTCCGCGAGCTGCATGTGCGGGTGAACCTGCCGCAGAAGAGCTGA
- a CDS encoding NADP-dependent malic enzyme: protein MSSYSDDLHQAALAYHRLPRPGKLEIQASKPLANQRDLALAYSPGVAAACTEIAKNPAEAATLTIRANLVAVVSNGTAVLGLGNIGPLASKPVMEGKAVLFKKFAGIDVFDIEIAADTIDRVVETVAALEPTFGGINLEDIRGPECFEIEAQLKQRMKIPVFHDDQHGTAIIVAAAITNGLRLNGKKLSDVKIVASGAGAAAIATLNLLVSMGAQRKNIWVCDIDGLVHEGRNTSMDRWKAVYAQNTDKRTLADVIGGADIFIGLSAPGVLKPEMAKAMGDKPLIMALANPTPEIMPEEARKARPDAMICTGRSDYPNQVNNVLCFPFIFRGALDVGAIAINEEMKHAAVEAIAQLAREAPSDAVAQGFDTGETQGFGPGSLIPSPFDPRLILRIAPAVAKAAMESGVATRPITNFDEYTALLERFAFRSGLVMKPMFAKAKTQPVRVIYAEGEDERVLRATQVVLEEKLAQPILVGRPSVVEARIKRFGLSIRAGKDFDLINPEDDPRYRSYVQSYVEVAGRCGVTPDAARTVVRTNNTVIAALAVVRGEADAMLCGVEGRYMSHLRHVREIVGFSPGISDYAALALLITSKGAFFIADTQVRPNPSAEELAEIASLAAVHVQRFNIKPKIAFVSHSDFGSYDTESSRKMRRATQLVKEKHPEIEADGEMQGDTALSAAARRMVLPHSKLEGEANILIMPSLDTANVAYQMIKSLADALPVGPILIGPARPAHILTPSVTARGILNMTAVAVVEAQERAARQQPALFT, encoded by the coding sequence ATGTCGTCCTATTCTGATGATCTCCACCAGGCTGCGCTGGCCTATCACCGTCTGCCGCGCCCCGGAAAGCTCGAGATCCAGGCGAGCAAGCCGCTTGCCAACCAGCGCGACCTCGCGCTTGCCTATTCTCCGGGCGTTGCCGCCGCCTGTACCGAGATCGCCAAGAACCCGGCGGAGGCCGCGACGCTGACGATCCGCGCCAATCTGGTTGCCGTGGTCTCGAACGGCACCGCGGTGCTCGGCCTCGGCAATATCGGCCCGCTGGCGTCGAAGCCGGTGATGGAGGGCAAGGCGGTTCTGTTCAAGAAGTTCGCCGGCATCGACGTGTTCGACATCGAGATCGCCGCCGACACCATCGACCGCGTGGTCGAGACGGTGGCGGCGCTGGAGCCGACCTTCGGCGGCATCAATCTCGAGGACATCCGCGGACCGGAATGCTTCGAGATCGAGGCGCAGCTGAAGCAGCGCATGAAGATCCCGGTCTTCCATGATGACCAGCACGGCACCGCGATCATCGTTGCCGCCGCCATCACCAACGGCCTGCGGCTGAACGGCAAGAAGCTGTCGGACGTCAAGATCGTGGCGTCCGGGGCAGGGGCTGCGGCGATCGCGACGCTCAATCTCCTGGTGTCGATGGGCGCGCAACGCAAGAACATCTGGGTCTGCGACATCGACGGCCTCGTGCACGAAGGCCGCAACACCTCGATGGACCGCTGGAAGGCGGTCTATGCGCAGAACACCGACAAGCGCACGCTCGCCGACGTCATCGGCGGCGCCGACATCTTCATCGGCCTCTCTGCACCGGGCGTGCTAAAGCCCGAGATGGCTAAGGCGATGGGCGACAAGCCATTGATCATGGCGCTCGCGAACCCGACGCCGGAGATCATGCCGGAGGAGGCGCGCAAAGCCCGTCCCGACGCCATGATCTGCACCGGGCGCTCCGACTATCCGAACCAGGTCAACAACGTCCTGTGCTTTCCCTTCATCTTCCGCGGCGCGCTCGACGTCGGCGCCATCGCGATCAACGAGGAGATGAAGCACGCCGCGGTCGAGGCCATCGCGCAGCTCGCGCGCGAGGCGCCGTCGGATGCCGTGGCGCAGGGTTTTGATACCGGCGAGACGCAGGGTTTCGGCCCGGGCTCGTTGATCCCGAGCCCGTTCGACCCGCGGCTGATCCTGCGCATCGCGCCGGCCGTTGCGAAGGCCGCGATGGAATCGGGCGTGGCGACGCGCCCCATTACCAATTTCGACGAATACACCGCGCTGCTCGAGCGCTTCGCCTTCCGCTCCGGCCTCGTCATGAAGCCGATGTTCGCGAAGGCCAAGACCCAGCCGGTTCGCGTGATCTATGCCGAAGGCGAAGACGAGCGCGTGCTGCGCGCCACGCAGGTGGTGCTGGAGGAGAAGCTGGCGCAGCCGATCCTGGTCGGCCGTCCGTCGGTGGTGGAGGCCCGCATCAAGCGCTTCGGCCTCTCGATCCGGGCCGGCAAGGATTTCGATCTCATCAATCCCGAGGACGATCCGCGCTACCGCTCCTATGTGCAGTCCTATGTCGAGGTTGCAGGTCGCTGCGGTGTCACGCCGGATGCGGCGCGCACGGTGGTGCGCACCAACAACACCGTGATCGCGGCGCTCGCGGTGGTGCGCGGGGAGGCGGATGCCATGCTCTGCGGCGTCGAGGGCCGCTACATGAGCCATCTGCGCCATGTCCGCGAGATCGTCGGCTTCTCGCCCGGCATCAGCGACTATGCGGCGCTGGCGCTGCTGATCACCAGCAAGGGTGCCTTTTTCATCGCCGACACGCAAGTTCGGCCCAATCCGAGCGCGGAGGAGCTTGCCGAGATCGCTTCGCTGGCGGCAGTCCACGTCCAGCGTTTCAACATCAAGCCGAAGATCGCCTTCGTCTCGCATTCCGATTTCGGCAGCTACGACACCGAATCCTCGCGCAAGATGCGCCGGGCGACCCAACTCGTGAAGGAGAAGCATCCGGAGATCGAGGCCGACGGCGAGATGCAGGGCGACACCGCGCTCTCCGCCGCGGCGCGCAGGATGGTGCTGCCGCACTCCAAGCTTGAGGGCGAGGCCAACATCCTGATCATGCCGAGCCTCGATACCGCCAACGTCGCCTATCAGATGATCAAGTCGCTGGCGGACGCGCTCCCTGTCGGCCCGATCCTGATCGGTCCGGCCCGGCCCGCGCACATCCTCACCCCGTCGGTTACGGCCCGCGGCATCCTCAACATGACCGCGGTCGCCGTGGTGGAAGCACAGGAGCGCGCGGCACGACAGCAGCCGGCGTTGTTCACGTAG
- a CDS encoding DoxX family membrane protein — protein sequence MPAFVTFGRILFAVLFIYTGATKLFAIQATADFIATKVVVPDMIAPYAKQIETATAMTTPQLLAIAVGALEIIAGVMIALNFGARLFAMLLIIYVAVATVLFYDFWNQVPPENGKVLVDALKNLSIIGALFMIMGYGRATRPAETAYGDV from the coding sequence ATGCCAGCGTTCGTGACTTTCGGGCGAATTCTGTTCGCCGTGCTGTTCATCTACACCGGCGCGACGAAGCTGTTCGCGATCCAGGCGACGGCCGATTTCATCGCCACCAAGGTCGTGGTGCCCGACATGATCGCGCCTTACGCCAAGCAGATCGAGACGGCGACCGCCATGACCACGCCGCAGCTGCTGGCGATCGCGGTCGGCGCGCTGGAGATCATCGCGGGGGTGATGATCGCGCTGAATTTCGGTGCGCGCTTGTTCGCGATGTTGCTGATCATCTACGTCGCCGTCGCAACCGTGCTGTTCTACGATTTCTGGAACCAGGTGCCGCCCGAGAACGGCAAGGTGCTGGTCGACGCGCTGAAGAACCTGTCCATCATCGGTGCGCTGTTCATGATCATGGGCTACGGCCGTGCCACGCGCCCGGCCGAGACGGCCTACGGCGACGTCTAG
- a CDS encoding IS1634 family transposase gives MFVARIPNRNSPPAILLRESYREGDKIKSRTLANLSHWPDEKIDALRRVLKGEELVSPAEQLRIERSLPHGHVAAVLGMARQLGLHRLVPDKPRRLARLALALIVARVIEPAAKLATARQLSEATAAHSLGELLDLSAVDEDELYEALDLLGTAQPGIEATLAKRHLHDGSLVLYDLTSSYLEGRHCELARHGYSRDGRSDKLQIVFGLLCAADGCPVAVEVFEGNTADPSTLAAQVDKLKARFKLSRVVLVGDRGMITSARIEADLMPAGLDWITALRAPAIRKLAEDGGPLQLSLFDDRDMAEITSPDFPGERLIVCRNPDLADERRRKRGELLAATEKDLARVKAAVQRQRNPLRGEDEIGLKVGAVLGKRKMAKHFHLAITDTSFDFSRIEDAIANEASLDGFYVLRTNVPAENLDTAATVRAYKSLAQVERAFRTIKTVELEVRPIHHRLAGRVRAHVFLCMLAYYIVWHMRRALAPILFDDHDREAADAARVSPVAKARVSAAARTKANRKHTHDGRPVHSFRTLLQDLATLTRNIVRIGQDAPAAMLTSPTPLQQDVFNRLGIPIAP, from the coding sequence ATGTTCGTCGCCCGCATTCCCAACCGCAACTCACCGCCCGCGATCCTGTTGCGCGAGAGCTATCGCGAGGGCGACAAGATCAAGTCGCGCACGCTGGCCAACCTGTCGCATTGGCCGGATGAGAAGATCGATGCGCTGCGCCGCGTCCTGAAAGGCGAGGAGCTGGTCTCGCCGGCCGAGCAACTGCGGATCGAGCGCTCGCTGCCGCACGGCCACGTGGCCGCGGTGCTCGGCATGGCGCGCCAGCTCGGACTGCATCGCCTTGTCCCGGACAAGCCCAGACGGTTGGCCAGGCTGGCTTTGGCCTTGATCGTGGCACGGGTGATCGAACCGGCCGCCAAGCTGGCCACGGCGCGCCAGCTCAGCGAGGCGACGGCGGCGCATTCGCTGGGCGAACTGCTCGATCTCAGCGCCGTCGACGAGGACGAGCTTTACGAAGCGCTCGACCTGCTCGGCACGGCCCAACCGGGGATCGAGGCGACGCTCGCCAAGCGCCATCTGCATGACGGCTCGCTGGTGCTCTACGATCTCACCTCCAGCTATCTGGAGGGGCGACATTGCGAATTGGCGCGGCATGGTTACAGCCGCGACGGTCGTTCCGACAAGCTGCAGATCGTGTTCGGCTTGCTGTGCGCCGCCGACGGCTGCCCGGTGGCGGTGGAGGTGTTCGAAGGTAACACCGCCGACCCGAGCACGCTGGCCGCGCAAGTCGACAAACTGAAGGCCCGCTTCAAGCTGTCGCGTGTGGTACTGGTCGGCGATCGCGGCATGATCACCAGCGCCCGTATCGAAGCCGATCTGATGCCGGCCGGGCTCGATTGGATCACCGCTCTGCGGGCGCCGGCGATCCGCAAGCTCGCCGAGGACGGCGGCCCGCTGCAATTGTCGCTGTTCGACGATCGCGATATGGCCGAGATCACGTCCCCCGACTTCCCCGGCGAGCGCCTGATCGTGTGCCGCAACCCGGATCTGGCCGACGAGCGTCGGCGCAAGCGCGGCGAGTTGCTGGCGGCGACCGAGAAGGATCTCGCCCGCGTCAAGGCCGCCGTGCAGCGTCAGCGCAACCCCTTGCGCGGCGAGGATGAGATCGGTCTGAAGGTCGGCGCCGTGCTGGGCAAGCGTAAGATGGCCAAGCACTTCCACCTCGCCATCACCGACACTTCGTTCGACTTCAGTCGGATCGAGGATGCCATCGCCAACGAAGCGTCGCTCGACGGCTTCTATGTGCTACGGACCAACGTGCCGGCCGAGAACCTCGACACCGCCGCCACGGTGCGTGCCTACAAGAGCCTGGCCCAGGTCGAACGCGCCTTCCGCACCATCAAGACCGTCGAACTGGAGGTGCGCCCGATCCACCATCGCCTCGCTGGCCGCGTGCGCGCCCACGTCTTCCTCTGCATGCTCGCTTATTACATCGTCTGGCACATGCGCCGCGCGCTGGCCCCGATCCTGTTCGACGATCACGACCGCGAGGCCGCCGACGCCGCGCGCGTCTCGCCCGTCGCCAAGGCCAGAGTCTCGGCCGCGGCCAGAACCAAGGCTAATCGCAAGCACACCCACGATGGCCGGCCCGTGCACAGCTTTCGAACGCTGTTGCAGGATCTCGCCACGCTCACACGCAACATCGTTCGCATCGGTCAGGACGCCCCGGCCGCTATGCTCACAAGTCCAACCCCACTACAACAAGACGTCTTCAATCGGCTCGGCATTCCTATCGCCCCATAA
- a CDS encoding dihydrofolate reductase, whose amino-acid sequence MSFRIEGYVIVSADGMLADATHVMPGSLKFEGDKLFFEQALERAALIVHGRHSHEQQPNSPKRKRLVTTRKIKTLTVDPELPNATLWNPDHASFEEACAFADVASGTVAIIGGPVVFDMFMDRYDTFWLSEAPHLRLPGGEGCFVGVPARTPHEVLAEHGMKPGAPFVLDAAHDVTVTPWRRTG is encoded by the coding sequence TTGTCCTTTCGTATCGAAGGCTACGTCATCGTCTCCGCGGACGGCATGCTCGCCGACGCGACGCATGTCATGCCCGGCAGCCTGAAATTCGAGGGTGACAAGCTGTTCTTCGAGCAAGCGCTCGAGCGCGCTGCATTGATCGTGCACGGCCGGCATTCGCACGAGCAGCAGCCCAACTCGCCGAAGCGCAAGCGGCTGGTCACGACCCGCAAGATCAAAACCCTCACCGTTGATCCGGAGCTGCCCAACGCGACGCTGTGGAATCCCGACCATGCGAGCTTCGAGGAGGCCTGCGCCTTTGCCGACGTCGCCTCCGGCACGGTCGCGATCATCGGCGGCCCCGTCGTGTTCGACATGTTCATGGACCGTTACGACACATTCTGGCTGTCGGAAGCCCCGCATCTGCGGCTGCCCGGCGGCGAAGGCTGTTTTGTCGGCGTGCCGGCGCGGACGCCGCATGAGGTGCTCGCCGAACACGGGATGAAGCCGGGCGCGCCATTCGTGCTCGACGCGGCGCATGACGTCACCGTAACGCCGTGGCGCAGGACCGGTTAG
- a CDS encoding polysaccharide deacetylase family protein: MRVAAGLILAGAMSLAMTGAAWSQTPATKPSAATQAAPAATTAAPAPAAAPAPQAATKPTAPQQAPQPARAACNTPGALGVARTVEIDTTGGPGFGFEHFKELDFLRDHEVVLTFDDGPWPKNTPAVLKALADECTTGIFFSIGKHATYEPEILKQVYAAGHTVGAHTWSHANLNNKKLTEQQRKEEIEKGFSAVKWALGGISPSPFFRFPALQHPPEMVTYLGNRNIAIFSCDIDSFDFKASKPEKVIETVMKKLDGKGKGIILMHDFQKHTAEALPELLKRMKAGGYKVVAMRAKFPASTLPEYDQELLKDVKLPTVSNRPVNSVVTTVSE, from the coding sequence ATGCGTGTGGCGGCAGGACTCATTTTGGCAGGCGCGATGTCTCTGGCGATGACAGGCGCGGCATGGTCGCAGACCCCGGCCACGAAACCCTCAGCCGCGACGCAGGCAGCACCGGCTGCGACGACGGCAGCTCCAGCGCCCGCAGCAGCACCCGCACCGCAAGCCGCCACAAAACCGACCGCGCCGCAGCAGGCGCCGCAGCCCGCCCGCGCAGCCTGCAACACGCCGGGTGCACTCGGGGTCGCCCGCACCGTCGAGATCGATACCACAGGCGGTCCGGGCTTCGGCTTCGAGCACTTCAAGGAGCTCGACTTCCTGCGCGACCATGAGGTGGTCCTGACCTTCGACGATGGCCCTTGGCCGAAGAACACGCCCGCGGTGCTGAAGGCGCTCGCCGATGAATGCACCACCGGCATCTTCTTCTCCATCGGCAAGCACGCGACCTATGAGCCGGAGATCCTGAAGCAGGTCTACGCGGCCGGCCACACGGTGGGCGCTCACACCTGGTCGCACGCCAACCTCAACAACAAGAAGCTCACCGAGCAGCAGCGCAAGGAAGAGATCGAGAAGGGCTTTTCGGCGGTGAAGTGGGCGCTTGGCGGCATCTCACCCTCGCCGTTCTTCCGCTTCCCCGCGCTCCAGCATCCGCCGGAGATGGTCACTTATCTCGGTAACCGGAACATCGCGATTTTCTCGTGCGACATCGATTCCTTCGACTTCAAGGCCTCCAAGCCCGAGAAGGTGATCGAGACCGTGATGAAGAAGCTCGACGGCAAGGGCAAGGGCATCATCCTGATGCACGACTTCCAGAAGCACACCGCGGAAGCCCTGCCCGAGCTCCTCAAGCGCATGAAGGCCGGCGGGTACAAGGTGGTGGCGATGCGTGCCAAGTTCCCGGCGTCAACGCTGCCCGAGTATGACCAGGAGCTGCTCAAGGACGTCAAGCTGCCGACGGTGAGCAACCGGCCGGTCAACAGCGTCGTGACGACGGTCTCCGAATAG
- a CDS encoding glutathione peroxidase, which produces MLNRRTVLTAALVATAASATRALADGGMSRISAYAFSFPALSGDDIRLAAFTGKPLLVVNTASLCGYTPQYAGLQELWSEFRERGFTVIGVPSNDFGSQEPGGTSEISETAHHQYGVTFPIAAKAIVVGPMAHPFYKWAADARPREVPRWNFHKYLIGCDGYVAEVFASAVEPTDTRIKMAVAKALADS; this is translated from the coding sequence ATGCTGAACCGCAGGACCGTGCTCACCGCGGCGCTTGTCGCGACGGCCGCATCAGCAACGCGTGCATTGGCCGATGGCGGGATGAGCCGAATCTCGGCCTACGCCTTCTCCTTCCCCGCATTGTCCGGCGACGACATCCGCCTCGCCGCCTTCACCGGCAAACCGCTGCTGGTCGTGAACACCGCTTCGCTCTGCGGCTACACCCCGCAATATGCGGGGCTGCAAGAACTCTGGAGCGAGTTTCGCGAGCGCGGGTTCACCGTTATCGGCGTGCCCTCCAACGATTTCGGCAGCCAGGAGCCCGGCGGCACCAGCGAGATTTCGGAGACCGCGCACCACCAATACGGCGTTACCTTCCCGATCGCGGCCAAGGCGATCGTGGTCGGGCCGATGGCGCATCCCTTCTACAAATGGGCGGCCGACGCACGGCCTCGGGAGGTTCCGCGCTGGAACTTCCACAAATACCTGATTGGCTGCGACGGCTATGTCGCCGAGGTATTTGCCTCCGCCGTCGAGCCAACCGACACACGGATCAAGATGGCGGTCGCCAAGGCTTTGGCCGATAGTTGA